The following are encoded in a window of Planctomycetaceae bacterium genomic DNA:
- the lon gene encoding endopeptidase La: MSEKLRLVDIVNVEPSFDGEQEGDILEKPKEIDIPEIIGVLPIRNAVVFPGTVTPLAVGRQKSQKLLEDSKTTDSIIGLVTQKSPTVDNPTLDDLYEIGTASSILKVVKMPQGTVNVIVHGLIRFKIEEVVAVEPYLKVRIKPLTSKTKITKKVQAMIVSVRDTANKVIHLSPNVPEEASILLENIETPAALSDFLASNLNLTVTEKQQMLEELDAQKRLEKISLALANQLEVLELSHKIQGQVKQSVEKSQREYFLQEQLKAIQTELGQDDKRTEEIKELKEKIKKAKMPQKVEQEAMREFDRLTKLSPMSPDYGVIRTYLDWICELPWNTSTTDLLNIRKAQKILEKDHYGLEKIKKRILEFLAVRKLNPTGKSPILCFIGPPGVGKTSLGKSIARAMNRKFVRVSLGGIRDEADIRGHRRTYIGALPGKILQELRKCGNKNPVFMLDEIDKIGVDFRGDPASALLEVLDPEQNNTFTDHYLDQPFDLSSVMFIGTANYTEPIPPALMDRMEILELPGYTETEKLNIAKKYLIPRQLKENGLNKDNLKIADDALAEIIRSYTAEAGVRNLERTIAAVCRSVATEVAKAGKKSRTIQKADLHKILGPIKHESEVAMRTVVPGVATGLAYTPFGGEILFIESASMPGKGELILTGQIGEVMKESAQAAFSITKGNAKKLGIDPKVFAKHDYHIHVPAGAVPKDGPSAGVAMFTSIVSLLTNKPARADVAMTGEITLKGIVLPIGGLKEKILAAKQGGIKTVILPMRNKKDMVEVPAEAKKGMKFVFVKKTDDALKYALQK; this comes from the coding sequence ATGAGCGAAAAATTAAGACTTGTTGATATCGTGAACGTTGAACCATCCTTTGATGGCGAACAAGAAGGTGATATTCTGGAAAAACCAAAAGAAATAGATATACCGGAAATTATAGGTGTTTTGCCGATTCGCAACGCTGTTGTGTTTCCCGGCACTGTTACACCTTTGGCAGTCGGCAGACAAAAAAGCCAGAAACTGCTGGAAGATTCCAAAACGACAGATTCAATAATCGGACTTGTTACACAAAAAAGCCCGACAGTTGACAATCCGACATTAGACGACTTGTACGAAATAGGAACCGCCTCATCGATCCTGAAGGTTGTCAAGATGCCGCAGGGAACGGTAAACGTCATAGTCCACGGCCTGATAAGATTCAAAATTGAAGAGGTTGTCGCGGTTGAGCCGTATTTAAAGGTCAGAATCAAGCCGCTGACGAGCAAAACAAAAATCACAAAAAAAGTACAGGCGATGATTGTCAGCGTCCGCGACACCGCGAATAAAGTAATACATTTAAGTCCGAACGTGCCGGAAGAGGCATCGATACTTCTTGAGAATATCGAAACGCCGGCCGCTCTGTCGGATTTTCTCGCGTCGAATTTAAACCTCACCGTCACGGAAAAACAGCAGATGCTTGAGGAGCTGGACGCGCAAAAAAGATTGGAAAAAATTTCGCTTGCGCTGGCCAACCAGCTTGAAGTGCTCGAATTGAGTCATAAAATTCAGGGACAGGTCAAACAGTCGGTTGAAAAAAGTCAGCGTGAATATTTCCTGCAGGAGCAGTTAAAAGCGATTCAGACTGAACTTGGTCAGGACGACAAAAGAACAGAAGAGATAAAAGAACTAAAAGAAAAAATTAAAAAAGCAAAGATGCCGCAAAAGGTCGAGCAGGAGGCAATGCGTGAATTTGACCGTCTGACGAAACTTTCGCCGATGTCGCCTGATTACGGCGTTATCAGAACGTATCTCGACTGGATTTGCGAATTGCCGTGGAATACAAGCACGACAGATTTGCTGAATATCAGAAAAGCGCAGAAAATTCTCGAGAAAGACCATTACGGTCTGGAGAAAATCAAAAAACGCATACTCGAATTCCTGGCGGTAAGAAAACTGAATCCGACCGGCAAAAGTCCGATTCTATGCTTTATAGGCCCTCCCGGCGTAGGCAAGACAAGCCTTGGCAAATCCATAGCACGGGCGATGAACAGAAAATTCGTCAGAGTTTCGCTCGGCGGAATCAGAGACGAAGCGGACATCAGAGGGCATCGCAGAACATACATTGGCGCACTGCCGGGCAAAATTTTGCAGGAACTGCGAAAATGCGGAAACAAAAATCCGGTGTTTATGCTTGATGAAATAGACAAAATCGGTGTCGATTTCAGAGGCGACCCCGCAAGCGCACTGCTGGAAGTTCTCGATCCGGAGCAGAACAACACATTTACTGACCATTATCTCGATCAGCCGTTCGACCTTTCAAGCGTTATGTTCATCGGCACCGCAAACTATACCGAACCGATTCCACCCGCCCTGATGGACAGAATGGAAATCCTCGAACTGCCCGGCTACACGGAAACTGAAAAATTAAATATCGCGAAAAAATATTTGATACCCCGCCAACTCAAGGAAAACGGCCTGAACAAGGATAATCTGAAAATAGCGGATGACGCTTTGGCGGAAATCATCAGAAGCTATACCGCCGAGGCAGGCGTAAGAAATCTTGAGCGAACAATCGCCGCGGTTTGCAGGTCTGTCGCAACCGAAGTCGCAAAAGCAGGCAAAAAATCCAGAACGATTCAAAAAGCAGATTTACATAAAATCCTCGGCCCGATTAAGCACGAATCGGAAGTCGCGATGCGTACCGTTGTGCCGGGAGTGGCTACAGGTTTGGCTTATACGCCGTTTGGCGGCGAAATATTATTTATCGAATCGGCTTCGATGCCGGGCAAAGGCGAATTGATACTCACCGGACAAATTGGCGAGGTGATGAAAGAAAGCGCACAGGCGGCGTTTTCGATAACCAAAGGAAACGCGAAAAAACTCGGCATTGACCCGAAAGTTTTTGCTAAACACGATTATCATATCCACGTACCTGCCGGCGCAGTCCCAAAAGACGGACCAAGCGCAGGCGTCGCGATGTTTACATCGATTGTTTCGCTTTTGACGAATAAGCCCGCCAGAGCAGATGTTGCGATGACCGGCGAAATCACGTTAAAGGGAATTGTTCTGCCGATTGGCGGCCTGAAAGAAAAAATCCTCGCCGCAAAACAAGGCGGCATAAAAACGGTCATACTGCCGATGCGCAATAAGAAAGATATGGTCGAAGTTCCAGCAGAAGCAAAAAAGGGTATGAAGTTTGTGTTCGTCAAAAAGACGGACGACGCTCTCAAATACGCCCTGCAAAAATAA
- a CDS encoding DUF11 domain-containing protein produces the protein MSAKKLPLLLCLCLLVLSGCEESTQISQPQCASTTPVLPPPPAAPQTDSHSKMFYCEACPVIRLDTRIPAQVQTKTEFEYAVTVTNVTDELVTDIVLSDVLANNFQYIRSNPAPTNLQGRNEWFIPQLAPGESREIVGIAMALKAGEVLDFVDVTFKAPAKLRSFALEPKLVIKKSAPAEISMCAPVLYIFKIENIGSGTAKNVKLYDTLPAGLTTTNGSSTVDMPIGELPAGTSRTVSITLKANRTGVYVNNAVALADGEITAESGDVTTVVKKPSLTITASAPQTEYFNMEIPYTITVTNTGDWPAVNTVIEDIIPQGLTFVKASQGANSNCGRVLWKVDRLAPGQSVTTSVTALAAAIGDVENTFRASAECAEMVSATARTTIKGTPGVLLEVSDITDPVKVGNTVTYRIVATNQGQIPVTNIAIKASLDTAMNYVSSSGATKSQFADGVVTFETLSYLAPKTQAIWEVTVRAASEADVRFKAEMTGEQLTSPVMETESTHFYQ, from the coding sequence ATGAGCGCTAAAAAACTGCCATTATTGTTGTGTCTTTGTTTATTGGTACTTTCAGGCTGCGAGGAATCCACACAAATCTCACAGCCGCAGTGTGCTTCAACAACGCCCGTTTTACCGCCCCCGCCTGCTGCTCCGCAAACAGACTCGCATTCAAAAATGTTCTATTGCGAAGCCTGTCCGGTAATTAGGCTTGATACGAGAATACCCGCGCAAGTCCAGACCAAAACAGAGTTTGAGTACGCTGTAACAGTTACCAATGTAACAGACGAACTGGTAACAGATATAGTTCTTTCCGATGTATTGGCAAACAATTTCCAATACATAAGGTCAAATCCGGCACCGACAAACTTACAGGGCAGAAATGAATGGTTCATCCCACAGCTTGCACCGGGCGAGTCACGAGAAATCGTTGGTATTGCGATGGCATTGAAAGCCGGCGAAGTTCTTGATTTTGTCGATGTTACTTTCAAAGCGCCCGCAAAGCTGCGTTCGTTTGCTCTTGAGCCGAAACTTGTTATTAAAAAGAGCGCACCTGCTGAAATTTCAATGTGTGCTCCTGTTCTTTACATCTTCAAAATTGAGAACATCGGCAGCGGAACAGCCAAAAATGTCAAACTGTACGATACACTTCCGGCAGGACTTACAACAACAAATGGAAGCTCGACAGTTGATATGCCGATTGGCGAATTGCCGGCCGGTACTTCAAGAACAGTTTCTATTACTTTGAAAGCAAATAGAACAGGCGTTTATGTGAATAATGCAGTTGCCCTTGCAGATGGCGAAATTACTGCCGAGTCCGGCGACGTTACAACAGTCGTCAAAAAGCCTTCGCTGACGATTACAGCTTCCGCTCCGCAAACAGAATATTTCAATATGGAAATCCCATACACGATAACAGTTACAAACACAGGCGATTGGCCTGCTGTCAATACAGTAATCGAAGATATCATCCCGCAGGGACTAACTTTCGTCAAAGCCTCGCAGGGTGCCAACTCAAATTGCGGCAGAGTGTTATGGAAAGTTGACAGATTAGCCCCCGGCCAGTCTGTAACAACTTCAGTAACAGCTCTTGCAGCCGCCATCGGCGATGTCGAAAATACATTCAGGGCATCAGCAGAATGTGCCGAAATGGTTTCAGCAACAGCAAGAACGACTATAAAGGGCACCCCCGGCGTACTGCTTGAAGTCAGCGACATCACAGACCCTGTAAAAGTCGGCAACACTGTAACTTACAGAATAGTTGCGACAAATCAGGGACAGATACCTGTAACAAATATCGCAATCAAGGCATCGCTTGATACTGCGATGAATTATGTTTCAAGTTCCGGCGCAACAAAGAGTCAGTTTGCTGACGGCGTAGTAACTTTTGAAACGCTTTCGTACCTGGCTCCAAAAACACAGGCTATCTGGGAAGTTACCGTAAGAGCAGCAAGTGAAGCCGACGTAAGGTTTAAGGCCGAAATGACCGGCGAACAACTTACAAGTCCTGTTATGGAGACTGAATCAACGCACTTCTATCAGTAA
- a CDS encoding DegT/DnrJ/EryC1/StrS family aminotransferase has product MNIRVPLSRPDINDNDIKAVVDVLKTPNLSLGPKIPEFENKLAKYIGRKHGIAVNSGTSGLFLCLKALGIGADDEVITTPFTFIATTNSIMMVDAKPVFVDIDPTTLNIDYKKIEAKITKKTKAIMPVVVFGNPAGMDKVWEIGKKHNLPVIEDSCEGLGAEIKGTKVGNYSTMSNFAFYPNKQMTTGEGGMILTDDENLADICRSLRNQGRGKGGGWLAHDRLGYNFRMSDINAALGSSQLDRVEEFVAKRQKVASTYQELLRDETRVIVPQAPADCRMSWFVFVLRLKEPYAAKRNEILNAMIAEGIQVSNYFPPVTLQPFIVEKFGYKDGDFPITDGICKRTIAIPFHNNLSKDDAALVIKTLKKCLDNA; this is encoded by the coding sequence ATGAATATTAGAGTTCCTCTTTCTCGGCCGGACATCAACGACAATGATATCAAAGCGGTTGTAGATGTTCTTAAAACACCCAATCTTTCACTCGGTCCCAAAATTCCTGAATTTGAGAATAAACTTGCCAAATACATAGGCAGAAAACATGGAATTGCTGTAAATTCAGGCACCAGCGGGCTTTTCCTCTGCCTTAAAGCATTAGGAATAGGCGCAGACGATGAGGTAATCACAACACCGTTTACGTTTATTGCTACTACAAACTCAATTATGATGGTCGATGCCAAGCCGGTGTTTGTGGATATTGACCCGACGACTCTTAATATTGACTACAAAAAAATCGAAGCCAAAATCACAAAAAAAACAAAGGCGATTATGCCGGTTGTAGTGTTTGGAAATCCTGCCGGTATGGACAAAGTTTGGGAAATCGGCAAGAAACATAATTTGCCGGTGATTGAAGACAGTTGCGAAGGCTTGGGCGCTGAAATCAAAGGCACAAAAGTCGGTAACTACAGCACAATGAGCAATTTCGCGTTTTATCCGAATAAACAGATGACCACCGGCGAAGGCGGTATGATCCTGACCGATGACGAGAATTTGGCGGATATTTGCCGGTCTTTGCGGAATCAGGGACGCGGCAAAGGCGGCGGCTGGCTTGCACACGACAGGCTTGGCTATAATTTCAGAATGAGCGATATTAACGCGGCACTCGGTTCAAGTCAGCTTGACAGGGTTGAAGAGTTTGTCGCTAAACGCCAAAAGGTTGCCTCAACATATCAGGAGCTTTTGCGCGATGAAACCAGAGTTATCGTTCCGCAGGCACCGGCCGATTGCAGAATGAGTTGGTTTGTATTTGTTCTTCGTCTGAAAGAACCTTACGCGGCGAAAAGAAACGAAATTTTAAATGCGATGATCGCTGAAGGTATTCAGGTAAGCAACTACTTCCCGCCAGTTACGCTTCAGCCGTTTATCGTTGAAAAGTTCGGCTATAAAGACGGCGATTTTCCAATTACCGATGGAATCTGCAAACGCACTATCGCGATTCCGTTCCATAACAATCTGTCAAAAGATGACGCGGCATTAGTTATCAAGACATTGAAAAAATGTTTGGACAATGCTTAG
- the priA gene encoding primosomal protein N' — protein MSRHFENSLFDTSEEKVPCSNIVTVAVDAGVDDVFSYLLPDKFLPVVPGQRLEVPFGKSNKSCKVFCIDIKDAKTANVPYKLKIVKKVLDESPLLDERLLKIGKWISEYYISPLGEVLSAMLPAAVKHDTGKKSVKSAYLTENSDLALIKGKKQKQLIEILQQAGANNEDSAIQVDKLLSQADVTMAPVKKLLQAGIVKFTSETVYSDLPIVPKGMILKTANVVLNDDQKNALSAIEKQIESQKFSVALLHGVTDSGKTEVYIRAIEKVLERGKSAIVLLPEIALTAQTIQRFSTRFAHLAVLHSQLTASQRNAQWQKIRNTSPIVVIGARSAIFAPVRQLGIIVVDEEHEPSYKQDTSPRYNGRDVAIKMAQITDAVCVLGSATPSLETLGNCSAKSHFMKLSLPKRVMDLPKPKMKVVDMSQCGFDKGGVNILSPELEAAIKQTLQKKEQVILMLNRRGYSNFIFCPSCRYSLKCRNCDVTLTFHKSEKHQHSPNLKSRVAGGFAVCHYCLSQTLVPKNCPVCGGNVTMLGLGTQRLEDELKLKIPTAKVVRVDSDSMQKDNYYQLLGDFDAGKIDILAGTQILAKGLHFPNVTLVGIIGADTSLQLPDFRANERTYQLICQVSGRAGRSSKGGTVYIQTFMPNQPAIKYAINDDFEGFVKEELKIRHACMLPPYGRLAIVRIRDIKFDRLENASKKIAEQIIAIISARKFDIKMSGPMPAAISRIQRFHRMQIILQTVKPAQLGELLSRFRGLKPAASAVQVQVDVDPVNLL, from the coding sequence ATGTCCAGACACTTTGAGAATAGTTTATTTGATACATCGGAAGAAAAAGTTCCGTGCAGTAATATTGTAACTGTCGCCGTTGACGCCGGTGTGGATGATGTTTTTAGTTATCTTCTGCCGGATAAATTCCTGCCCGTAGTGCCCGGCCAAAGGCTGGAAGTTCCGTTCGGCAAATCCAATAAATCCTGTAAAGTGTTTTGCATTGATATAAAAGATGCGAAGACTGCCAACGTTCCGTACAAATTAAAAATCGTAAAAAAAGTTTTAGATGAATCTCCGCTGCTCGATGAAAGACTTTTAAAAATCGGCAAATGGATTAGCGAATATTATATTTCGCCATTGGGCGAAGTATTGAGCGCAATGCTTCCGGCTGCGGTAAAACACGACACCGGCAAAAAGAGCGTTAAGTCAGCATATCTGACGGAAAATTCTGATTTGGCATTAATCAAAGGAAAGAAACAAAAACAGTTAATCGAGATTTTGCAGCAGGCCGGCGCAAATAATGAGGATAGTGCGATACAGGTTGATAAATTGCTTTCGCAGGCCGATGTAACAATGGCGCCTGTGAAAAAATTGTTGCAGGCAGGCATTGTGAAATTTACAAGTGAAACGGTATATTCAGATTTGCCGATTGTGCCCAAGGGAATGATTTTAAAAACCGCGAATGTGGTTTTGAACGACGACCAGAAAAACGCATTGTCGGCGATTGAAAAACAAATCGAATCGCAGAAATTTTCCGTTGCGCTTCTGCACGGTGTTACCGACAGCGGCAAAACGGAAGTTTATATCCGTGCGATAGAAAAAGTTCTTGAAAGGGGCAAAAGCGCAATCGTTTTGCTTCCGGAAATTGCGCTGACCGCACAAACTATTCAGCGTTTTAGCACGCGGTTTGCCCATTTGGCTGTATTACATTCACAGTTGACTGCTTCGCAGCGAAATGCGCAGTGGCAGAAAATTCGCAATACATCGCCGATAGTTGTTATCGGCGCGCGCAGCGCGATTTTCGCACCTGTGCGGCAGTTGGGAATTATTGTTGTCGATGAGGAGCACGAGCCGAGTTATAAGCAGGATACATCGCCCAGATACAACGGCAGGGATGTCGCGATAAAAATGGCGCAAATTACTGATGCGGTTTGCGTTTTGGGAAGCGCGACGCCTTCGCTTGAAACGCTGGGAAATTGCTCGGCGAAAAGTCATTTTATGAAACTTTCGCTGCCGAAGCGTGTAATGGATTTGCCAAAGCCGAAGATGAAAGTCGTCGATATGTCGCAATGCGGATTCGACAAGGGCGGCGTGAATATTTTAAGTCCTGAACTGGAGGCCGCGATAAAACAAACTCTGCAAAAAAAAGAGCAGGTGATTCTTATGCTCAATCGCAGGGGTTACAGTAATTTTATTTTTTGCCCATCGTGCCGATATTCGCTTAAATGCCGGAATTGCGATGTTACGCTGACGTTCCACAAATCTGAAAAGCATCAGCATTCGCCGAATTTGAAGAGCAGAGTTGCCGGCGGTTTTGCGGTCTGTCATTATTGTCTGTCGCAAACGCTGGTTCCGAAAAACTGTCCTGTTTGCGGCGGGAATGTAACAATGCTTGGCCTGGGCACGCAAAGACTTGAGGATGAATTGAAACTAAAAATTCCAACGGCGAAAGTTGTAAGAGTTGATAGTGATTCGATGCAGAAGGACAATTACTATCAGTTGCTTGGAGATTTCGACGCCGGCAAAATTGATATTCTTGCCGGCACGCAGATTTTGGCAAAGGGTTTACACTTTCCGAATGTTACGTTGGTTGGAATAATTGGCGCGGATACTTCGCTGCAATTGCCGGACTTTCGCGCAAATGAGCGCACGTATCAGTTGATATGTCAGGTTTCCGGCAGGGCCGGCAGAAGCAGCAAAGGCGGCACGGTTTATATTCAGACATTTATGCCGAATCAGCCGGCGATTAAATACGCGATTAATGATGACTTCGAAGGGTTTGTAAAAGAAGAATTGAAAATTCGACACGCATGTATGCTGCCGCCTTACGGCAGACTGGCGATTGTCAGGATACGTGATATTAAATTTGACAGACTTGAAAACGCCTCGAAAAAAATAGCAGAGCAGATTATCGCAATAATTTCCGCTCGCAAATTCGATATTAAAATGAGCGGGCCGATGCCGGCGGCGATTTCGCGAATTCAGCGGTTTCATCGTATGCAGATTATCCTTCAAACAGTCAAACCGGCGCAATTGGGCGAACTTTTGAGTCGATTCCGCGGCCTGAAGCCTGCGGCCTCTGCCGTACAGGTGCAGGTTGATGTTGATCCCGTAAACCTATTGTAA
- a CDS encoding HAMP domain-containing histidine kinase, translating into MGRTGKFFGTVLDYLRLRPVSLAGKCRLLFGTAIILVLVLALLIPYSWMNKLTEKSVIDAGRAVVNTVFERHFKLETPEKKVLMLDEGGSLKQNQTSRVHWLRLDAEGKWKNQADANFANADLSKKIGRLVKHKQPDDEQTWISDVNNNVETTYINIVRAHKPCLACHSPEGTAPTFTLDEPIGAIVVQMPGREISKTVLMNRMCILAAVLLAGSGAIVAFYIIAQRIILSPIRQLRAIVKNVSEGNLEVRCGIKTNDEFERLGDALNAMLDNLVQGQEKLRQANKQLDEKITELSERNIELFKANKLKGEFLANMSHEFRTPLNAILGFAEILREKPAEDTVKSKRYAENIVNSGKNLMTMINDLLEMAKMESGKIELHLDKTSIPELCRGLVAFFSPLTEKQKLKVKLTIDEQIPWIKTDGGKVQQILYNLLSNAVKFTPEDGRIEITASMPDHMTVRVAITDTGPGIAEKDREKIFEKFRQGDGSITRTQQGTGLGLAISTELAKLLSGKIGLESTEGQGATFWLDLPVVSVDET; encoded by the coding sequence ATGGGTCGTACCGGAAAATTTTTTGGAACTGTTCTTGATTATCTGCGGTTGCGGCCGGTGTCTTTGGCCGGCAAATGCAGATTGCTTTTCGGCACGGCGATTATTCTGGTACTTGTGCTTGCGCTGCTGATTCCATATTCGTGGATGAACAAGCTGACGGAGAAATCCGTGATAGACGCCGGCAGAGCGGTTGTTAACACTGTTTTCGAACGTCATTTCAAACTCGAAACTCCCGAAAAAAAAGTTCTAATGCTCGACGAAGGCGGCTCGCTTAAACAGAACCAAACCAGCAGGGTACACTGGCTGCGGCTTGATGCCGAGGGCAAATGGAAAAATCAGGCCGATGCGAATTTTGCCAACGCCGATTTATCAAAAAAAATTGGACGACTGGTTAAGCATAAGCAGCCGGATGATGAACAAACCTGGATTTCTGACGTCAATAATAATGTCGAAACGACATATATAAACATTGTCCGTGCCCATAAACCCTGTCTTGCCTGTCACAGTCCCGAAGGTACCGCGCCGACCTTTACGCTTGACGAACCGATTGGCGCGATAGTCGTGCAGATGCCCGGCCGTGAAATCAGCAAAACCGTTCTGATGAACAGAATGTGTATTCTTGCCGCGGTGCTGCTTGCAGGTTCCGGCGCGATCGTCGCGTTTTATATTATCGCCCAGCGTATAATCTTGAGCCCGATTCGGCAGTTGCGGGCTATTGTCAAAAATGTTTCCGAAGGCAATCTCGAAGTCCGCTGCGGCATAAAAACCAATGACGAATTTGAACGTCTTGGCGATGCTCTCAATGCGATGCTTGATAATCTCGTGCAGGGACAGGAAAAACTGCGCCAGGCAAACAAGCAGCTCGATGAGAAGATTACAGAGCTTTCAGAACGCAATATCGAATTGTTCAAGGCCAATAAACTCAAAGGCGAATTTCTCGCCAATATGTCGCACGAGTTTCGCACGCCGTTGAATGCGATTCTCGGCTTTGCTGAAATCCTGCGTGAAAAACCCGCCGAAGATACCGTAAAGAGCAAACGTTACGCTGAAAATATCGTCAACAGCGGCAAAAATCTTATGACGATGATTAATGATTTGCTCGAGATGGCGAAAATGGAATCCGGCAAAATCGAACTGCATCTCGACAAAACCAGCATACCGGAATTGTGCCGCGGTTTGGTTGCGTTTTTCTCGCCGCTTACCGAAAAGCAAAAACTAAAAGTCAAACTTACGATTGACGAACAAATACCGTGGATTAAAACCGATGGCGGCAAAGTCCAGCAGATTTTATATAACCTGTTGAGTAACGCTGTGAAGTTCACACCCGAAGATGGCAGAATTGAAATAACAGCTTCTATGCCGGATCACATGACAGTCAGAGTTGCGATAACCGATACAGGCCCCGGCATTGCTGAAAAGGATAGGGAGAAGATATTTGAAAAATTCCGTCAAGGTGATGGTTCAATCACACGAACCCAGCAGGGCACTGGCTTAGGCCTTGCGATAAGTACGGAACTTGCGAAACTGCTTTCCGGCAAAATCGGACTCGAAAGCACCGAAGGACAAGGCGCTACTTTCTGGCTCGATTTACCCGTCGTTAGTGTGGACGAAACGTAA